Proteins from a single region of Butyrivibrio fibrisolvens:
- a CDS encoding radical SAM/SPASM domain-containing protein, whose amino-acid sequence MVRVEKRNSFRDKSVIKDFYHKFVKTGMEKANDRMVNSYDMNNLPQPTEIEIETVNRCNGDCPFCPVNVHEPQRPYAKMTDELFYKIIDEIAQWDYRGQIALFSNNEPFLDPRIIDFQKYAKEKIPNAKWHLYTNGTVMTLEKFIDIMQYLDEMVIDDYSDEQVLSPNLKPIYEYVEQHEELQPKVLFSLRLKHEILNSRGGQSPNKKEVAHRSKAKCVLPFQQFIIRPDGHVSLCAADALGKYDLGDLNKMTVQQAWYSKEHMQIREAMKKIGRKGLMLCDKCDLVGGEV is encoded by the coding sequence ATGGTTAGAGTAGAAAAAAGAAATTCCTTCCGTGACAAAAGCGTAATAAAGGATTTCTATCACAAGTTTGTAAAGACAGGAATGGAGAAGGCTAATGATCGTATGGTGAATTCATATGATATGAATAACCTTCCGCAGCCTACTGAAATAGAGATTGAGACAGTTAACAGATGTAATGGAGATTGTCCTTTCTGTCCTGTTAATGTACATGAACCTCAAAGGCCATATGCAAAAATGACAGATGAGCTTTTTTATAAGATCATAGATGAGATTGCTCAGTGGGATTATAGAGGTCAGATAGCTCTTTTTAGTAATAATGAGCCCTTCCTTGATCCAAGGATCATTGATTTCCAGAAGTATGCCAAGGAGAAGATTCCGAATGCCAAGTGGCATCTCTATACTAATGGTACTGTAATGACTCTTGAGAAGTTCATAGATATCATGCAGTATCTTGATGAGATGGTCATTGATGATTATAGTGATGAGCAGGTATTAAGTCCTAATCTTAAGCCTATATATGAATATGTTGAGCAGCATGAAGAGCTTCAGCCAAAAGTTCTGTTCAGCCTTCGTCTTAAGCATGAGATTTTGAACTCAAGAGGTGGACAGTCACCTAATAAGAAGGAAGTAGCCCATAGAAGTAAGGCTAAGTGCGTCCTTCCTTTTCAGCAGTTTATAATTAGACCTGATGGACATGTCAGTCTTTGTGCAGCAGATGCACTTGGCAAGTATGATCTTGGTGATCTTAATAAGATGACTGTACAGCAAGCCTGGTATTCTAAAGAGCATATGCAGATAAGAGAAGCTATGAAGAAGATCGGAAGAAAAGGCCTTATGCTCTGTGATAAGTGCGACCTTGTAGGCGGCGAAGTGTGA
- a CDS encoding glycosyltransferase translates to MKILMINKFLYPNGGSETYMFGLGQYFQSIGHEVQYFGMEHEGRCVGNNMDAYTKDMDFHGGSVFSKITYPFKTIYSKEARKKIRLVLDDYEPDVCHLNNFNYQLTPSIILEIDAWRTETGHKCKIVYTAHDYQLICPNHMLRDLKSGANCEKCIGGRFGNCTKNRCIHGSLLKSVIGSLEAEYWKSNKAYSYIDAIICPSEFMKKKMDTNPLFAGKTIAMHNFLPEEVKTAANKQMPTIEPADYKLPEHTYVLYFGRYSTEKGIGTILNASERLPEITFVFAGKGPLEAAVDSRANAVMVGVVNEINGAGSNVVNLGFKSGDELRQLIKNAAFTIYPSEWYENCPYSVMESIALGTPVMGADIGGIPELINTIEKGSDNATGETFESGDVSALVKKVQSLYNDTGKLKQYRLNCKAGLFDDAAVYAEKLMKIYTR, encoded by the coding sequence ATGAAGATTTTGATGATCAATAAATTCCTCTATCCCAATGGTGGATCTGAGACATATATGTTTGGTCTTGGCCAGTATTTCCAAAGTATTGGACATGAAGTCCAGTATTTTGGAATGGAGCATGAAGGCAGATGTGTAGGCAACAATATGGATGCCTATACTAAGGATATGGACTTTCATGGGGGCTCTGTTTTTTCTAAGATAACTTATCCCTTTAAGACAATATATTCAAAGGAAGCAAGGAAGAAGATAAGACTTGTACTTGATGACTATGAGCCTGATGTGTGCCACCTTAATAATTTCAATTATCAGCTGACACCTTCTATAATCCTGGAAATTGATGCCTGGAGGACGGAAACAGGTCACAAGTGTAAGATAGTATATACTGCCCATGATTACCAGCTTATATGCCCTAATCATATGCTTAGGGACTTAAAGAGCGGAGCTAATTGTGAGAAGTGTATTGGCGGGCGCTTTGGTAACTGTACTAAGAACAGGTGCATTCATGGAAGCCTGTTAAAGAGTGTTATCGGAAGCTTAGAGGCGGAATATTGGAAGAGCAATAAAGCGTATTCATACATTGATGCCATTATCTGCCCTTCAGAGTTTATGAAGAAGAAGATGGATACGAATCCATTATTTGCAGGTAAGACTATAGCAATGCATAACTTCCTTCCTGAAGAAGTCAAGACTGCTGCTAATAAACAGATGCCAACTATAGAACCGGCTGATTATAAACTGCCGGAACACACCTATGTTCTGTATTTTGGAAGGTATAGTACGGAGAAGGGAATAGGTACGATCCTTAATGCTTCAGAAAGGCTCCCTGAGATCACTTTTGTATTTGCAGGTAAGGGACCTCTTGAAGCTGCTGTTGACTCAAGAGCAAACGCTGTAATGGTCGGAGTTGTCAATGAGATAAACGGTGCAGGTTCCAATGTCGTTAACCTTGGATTTAAATCAGGGGATGAGTTAAGACAACTTATAAAGAACGCTGCATTTACTATCTATCCATCAGAATGGTACGAGAACTGTCCATATTCTGTTATGGAATCTATAGCTCTTGGAACACCTGTAATGGGAGCTGATATAGGTGGTATTCCGGAACTCATAAATACTATTGAAAAGGGCTCTGATAACGCTACCGGAGAGACGTTTGAAAGCGGCGATGTAAGTGCGCTGGTCAAAAAGGTTCAAAGCCTTTATAATGATACGGGTAAACTTAAACAGTACCGCTTGAATTGTAAAGCAGGTCTCTTTGATGATGCAGCAGTATATGCAGAGAAACTCATGAAAATTTACACAAGATAA
- a CDS encoding flippase, with protein sequence MGQGIENDSPSVQKNTVFNTIRTISSIIYPLITFPYISRVLGAENVGKVNFSSSFVSYFSLITTLGITSYAIRECSLVKDDKKELEKTSSQIYSINICMAVVAYVVLILCTLFVPKLSGYKTLILIQSLGIILTVIGTDWLNTAMEDFRYITIRTAVFQILALICMFAFVRSREHYKAYAVTAIIASSGAYIANVFYRKKYCHVRFTTHMDWKRHTGPIVTMVTMILAQHILNNLDITMIGVIKDDTAVGLYTTAAYLINFVTQLANAIIFVIMPQMTKAFDNNDNEQLNSLYRYTVSFMLAVALPCFAGLLVMPEEILTLIGGAEYLPSAGVVRILSFSMLFMLVGSFFGNIILIPAKREKQFMRACMSGMVINAITNCILIPPLGIHGAAITTVAANIVIMVISMIGKPAEIRLSNVGKIITGPILGTIFVFIICIAFKVLIENVIIRLLIAIVVSGIAYLVTLIAVKDEFAQSTIIPVFRKVLKIGK encoded by the coding sequence TTGGGACAGGGCATTGAGAATGATTCTCCGTCAGTACAAAAGAATACTGTCTTTAATACTATAAGAACAATATCGAGTATTATATATCCGCTTATTACTTTTCCTTATATCAGCAGGGTATTGGGAGCTGAGAATGTAGGTAAGGTTAATTTTTCATCTTCGTTTGTCAGCTATTTTTCCCTTATCACAACTCTTGGTATTACATCATATGCCATCAGAGAATGTAGCCTTGTTAAGGATGATAAGAAGGAACTTGAGAAGACTTCAAGTCAGATATATTCGATCAATATCTGTATGGCTGTAGTAGCGTATGTTGTACTCATCCTGTGCACATTATTTGTTCCTAAACTTAGCGGATATAAGACTCTTATTCTGATCCAAAGTCTAGGAATTATCCTTACTGTTATCGGAACCGACTGGCTCAATACAGCCATGGAGGATTTTCGGTACATAACTATAAGAACGGCTGTATTTCAGATATTGGCACTTATATGCATGTTTGCATTTGTCCGTTCCAGAGAGCATTACAAGGCATATGCTGTTACTGCTATTATTGCATCAAGCGGCGCCTATATAGCCAATGTTTTTTATAGAAAAAAGTATTGCCATGTAAGATTTACTACTCACATGGACTGGAAGAGACATACCGGGCCAATAGTGACCATGGTTACTATGATATTGGCACAGCATATCCTGAATAATCTTGATATAACAATGATCGGTGTTATCAAGGATGATACGGCGGTTGGGTTATATACTACAGCTGCATATTTGATCAACTTTGTAACCCAGCTTGCCAATGCGATCATATTTGTGATCATGCCTCAGATGACTAAGGCATTTGATAATAATGATAATGAACAGCTCAATAGCTTGTACAGGTATACGGTTTCATTTATGCTTGCTGTTGCACTTCCATGCTTTGCAGGGCTTCTTGTAATGCCGGAAGAGATATTGACTCTTATTGGTGGGGCAGAATATTTGCCTTCGGCAGGAGTAGTAAGGATACTTTCTTTTAGCATGCTGTTTATGCTGGTTGGAAGCTTCTTTGGTAATATAATCCTGATTCCAGCTAAGAGAGAAAAGCAGTTCATGAGAGCCTGCATGTCAGGTATGGTCATAAATGCAATAACTAACTGCATACTGATACCTCCGCTGGGAATACACGGAGCAGCTATTACAACTGTTGCTGCGAATATTGTTATCATGGTTATAAGTATGATCGGAAAGCCTGCAGAGATAAGGCTTTCTAATGTAGGCAAGATCATTACCGGTCCTATATTGGGTACTATATTTGTTTTTATTATTTGTATTGCGTTCAAGGTGTTGATAGAAAATGTGATAATAAGGCTTCTCATAGCTATAGTTGTAAGCGGTATTGCATATCTTGTGACTTTGATAGCGGTTAAGGATGAATTTGCTCAAAGTACTATTATCCCTGTGTTTAGAAAGGTATTGAAGATAGGTAAATAA
- a CDS encoding WecB/TagA/CpsF family glycosyltransferase: MRKIYRRHILYLDYAALSAAYFLAIFSRYIFLAPFYERTKGIQGLYVSLFMVLLLINVVLSYTKGSKWGLPVEQSRTEIIFTVIKTQIYFLLILLIYLFIAKWSSRVSRTVIAAFFIYNTIFDSAIRIWYRRRILGKIRNDSIYQKLLLITDKKHESVIRHQMLELGGGIVDKVITVEDMAGNIDDELTLDDSDLNYERAVIYLPDSKPEKVGTVAEMLASKNIPSDVIITFEGGRVSHKSINSSVGYNAIRYTAMLRKGVVLGVNYTVSNISEAVTYVRNHLDLLKGQYICFSNVHTTVMSYDREDVREAENSSALTFPDGAPIARLLRHDTDTEAVRMPGPDFMEEMLKASMDGQTTHYFYGSTQETLDKLKANIERKYPGTIVKGYYSPPFRDLSDAEEDEMIDMINKADPDIIWIGLGAPRQEKWMLAHKGKFRGVCVGVGAAFDFHAGTIKRAPIWVQLIGLEWLYRMLQNPERLVKRYFFTNIRFMWLIATGRNKKK; encoded by the coding sequence ATGAGAAAAATATACAGACGACATATTTTATATCTGGATTATGCAGCACTTAGTGCTGCATATTTCCTTGCAATTTTTTCCAGATATATTTTTCTTGCGCCATTTTATGAAAGAACAAAAGGAATACAGGGACTTTATGTTTCTTTGTTCATGGTGTTACTGCTTATCAATGTAGTATTAAGCTATACCAAGGGTTCAAAATGGGGACTTCCTGTTGAGCAGAGTAGGACAGAGATCATATTTACTGTCATCAAGACGCAGATCTATTTCCTTTTGATACTGCTTATCTATCTGTTTATAGCTAAATGGAGCAGCAGAGTATCAAGGACTGTTATAGCTGCATTTTTCATCTACAATACGATATTTGATTCTGCTATAAGGATCTGGTACAGAAGACGTATACTTGGAAAGATCAGAAATGACAGTATCTATCAAAAGCTCCTTCTTATAACTGATAAAAAGCACGAGTCTGTTATACGGCACCAGATGTTAGAGCTTGGTGGAGGAATCGTAGATAAGGTAATAACTGTTGAAGATATGGCGGGCAATATAGATGATGAGCTCACCTTGGATGATTCTGATCTTAATTATGAGAGAGCTGTTATATATCTTCCTGACAGTAAACCCGAAAAGGTTGGCACTGTTGCAGAAATGCTTGCTTCAAAGAATATACCGTCGGATGTCATTATAACTTTCGAAGGTGGAAGAGTTTCACATAAAAGTATCAATTCTTCAGTAGGCTATAATGCCATAAGGTATACTGCTATGCTTCGTAAAGGTGTTGTTCTTGGGGTGAATTATACGGTTTCTAATATATCTGAAGCTGTTACATATGTACGTAATCACCTTGACCTTCTTAAGGGGCAGTACATTTGCTTTTCAAATGTACATACTACGGTTATGTCTTATGACAGAGAAGACGTCAGAGAAGCTGAGAATAGCTCTGCGTTAACCTTCCCTGATGGAGCTCCTATTGCAAGACTTCTTCGTCACGACACTGATACAGAAGCTGTCAGGATGCCGGGACCTGATTTCATGGAAGAGATGCTTAAGGCATCTATGGATGGACAGACTACTCATTACTTCTATGGCTCGACTCAGGAGACGCTTGATAAGCTTAAAGCTAATATCGAAAGAAAGTATCCGGGAACTATAGTTAAAGGCTATTATTCGCCTCCTTTTAGAGATCTTTCTGATGCTGAAGAAGATGAGATGATAGATATGATCAATAAGGCTGACCCAGATATTATATGGATTGGTCTTGGAGCTCCCAGACAGGAGAAATGGATGCTGGCACATAAAGGAAAGTTCAGAGGTGTCTGCGTTGGAGTAGGAGCTGCATTTGATTTTCATGCGGGCACTATTAAGAGAGCTCCTATATGGGTTCAGCTCATTGGCCTTGAATGGTTGTATCGTATGCTTCAGAATCCGGAGCGACTTGTTAAGAGATACTTTTTTACCAATATAAGATTTATGTGGCTGATTGCAACCGGCAGGAACAAGAAGAAATAA
- a CDS encoding alpha-1,2-fucosyltransferase gives MIGTEFSYGSGLGNQLFWYVCARAAAENKGCEFGIINPKGLANNMHSDTGMYFMDIDLGIEIPEADKSKFTIFEDEDHRLYLGNSSHDMEHGVYVSGVDKAFFDIEDNTLLYGNLQGEEYFEKYKDKLKDWLKVKPEYDSHEYTKDNLCIIHLRCGDYSNSPELWLDRKYWLHGIKNMKKVRPDMEFLAVTDDVEAAHKILPEVKAVTNDLAKDYVTIKNAKYLLLSNSSFAVFPAFTSDELVYAIAPKYWARHNVSDGYWASEQNIYSCFHYMDKKGGVFSADECRKELEEYKKASPVYRRLDRKPGAVLKFGQNIRAKALYFAYMSRKAYRSIVRRMGIIG, from the coding sequence GTGATTGGAACGGAGTTTTCATACGGTTCCGGACTTGGTAATCAGCTCTTTTGGTATGTATGCGCAAGAGCTGCTGCTGAGAATAAGGGCTGCGAGTTTGGAATAATAAATCCAAAGGGTCTTGCTAATAATATGCATTCCGATACAGGAATGTATTTCATGGATATAGACCTTGGCATAGAGATACCGGAAGCGGATAAGTCAAAATTTACTATATTTGAAGATGAAGATCACAGACTTTACCTTGGTAACTCTTCACATGACATGGAACATGGAGTCTATGTAAGCGGAGTTGACAAAGCTTTCTTTGATATTGAGGATAATACCCTTTTGTATGGTAATCTTCAGGGTGAAGAGTATTTTGAAAAATATAAGGACAAGCTAAAGGACTGGCTCAAGGTTAAGCCGGAGTATGATTCACATGAATATACCAAAGATAATCTTTGTATTATTCATTTAAGATGTGGAGACTACTCCAATTCACCTGAACTGTGGCTTGATAGGAAGTATTGGCTTCATGGCATTAAGAATATGAAAAAGGTTCGTCCGGATATGGAATTTCTGGCAGTAACAGATGATGTAGAGGCTGCTCACAAGATCCTTCCGGAGGTTAAGGCTGTTACCAATGACCTTGCCAAGGACTACGTAACTATCAAAAACGCTAAGTATCTTTTATTATCAAATTCATCTTTTGCAGTGTTCCCGGCTTTTACAAGTGATGAGCTTGTATATGCCATAGCCCCAAAGTATTGGGCAAGGCATAATGTATCAGATGGATACTGGGCATCAGAACAGAATATATATAGTTGCTTTCATTATATGGATAAGAAGGGTGGCGTCTTTTCAGCAGATGAATGCAGGAAGGAACTTGAAGAATACAAGAAGGCTTCTCCTGTTTACAGAAGACTTGATAGGAAGCCTGGCGCAGTTCTTAAATTCGGTCAGAATATCAGAGCTAAAGCTCTGTATTTTGCATATATGTCCAGAAAGGCATACAGAAGCATAGTAAGGAGAATGGGAATCATCGGATAA
- a CDS encoding glycosyltransferase family 2 protein — protein MKKIDIVIPCYNESKCVELIYDALKELFSNELKAYSFSVLYIDDGSKDDTLERIVKLSNAENSNVRYISFARNFGKESAIYAGLENADGDYVALMDADLQHPPHLLIDMLHAIEEEGYDCATARRVKREKESRIRNLLSNSFYHVINLATGMKLAPGMTDYRLMKKQVADAIVSMREHERFIKGIYSWIGFNSKWIEYENVERVDGDSKWNYKGLWNYAKTGIIAFAVAPLRAVIYLGFLVILISFVYGVRLYAMSISGARPWQDTTTILLLLLFLGGMIILLLGIIGEYLARIYMEVKNRPIYIAKEKKLDVDKD, from the coding sequence ATGAAAAAAATCGATATAGTAATTCCTTGTTATAACGAATCCAAATGTGTAGAACTGATATATGATGCATTGAAAGAGCTGTTTAGTAATGAACTTAAAGCTTACAGCTTTAGTGTTTTGTATATTGATGATGGAAGTAAAGATGATACTTTAGAACGTATTGTAAAGCTTTCAAATGCTGAAAACAGTAATGTCAGATATATATCTTTTGCACGAAACTTTGGTAAGGAGTCAGCTATTTACGCGGGACTTGAGAATGCTGATGGAGATTATGTGGCACTAATGGATGCGGACCTTCAGCATCCGCCGCACCTTCTTATAGACATGCTTCATGCTATCGAAGAAGAAGGATATGACTGTGCTACAGCCAGAAGAGTAAAAAGAGAAAAAGAATCCAGAATCAGAAATTTATTGTCTAATTCTTTTTATCATGTTATCAACTTGGCTACAGGTATGAAACTTGCACCGGGCATGACAGATTACAGGCTTATGAAGAAGCAGGTTGCTGATGCGATAGTTTCCATGAGAGAGCATGAGCGTTTTATCAAAGGTATCTATTCCTGGATCGGATTTAATTCCAAGTGGATTGAATATGAAAATGTAGAGCGTGTTGATGGCGATAGTAAGTGGAATTATAAGGGCCTATGGAATTATGCCAAGACAGGTATTATTGCCTTTGCCGTAGCGCCTCTGCGAGCAGTGATCTATTTGGGATTTCTTGTTATTTTAATTTCATTTGTTTATGGTGTCAGGCTGTATGCCATGTCGATTTCTGGTGCACGTCCATGGCAGGATACAACAACTATTTTGTTACTTCTTTTATTTTTGGGAGGAATGATAATTCTTCTCCTTGGAATAATAGGGGAGTATCTGGCAAGGATATATATGGAGGTTAAGAACAGACCTATATATATCGCCAAAGAGAAGAAGCTGGATGTGGACAAAGATTAA
- a CDS encoding glycosyltransferase family 2 protein, protein MIHEKQSGVPKFECTEYNSKTKDYAVLIPIINEGDRIHKELFRAKKHNISDHVDIIICDGGSTDGCTDEKKLRSLDVNTLLVKKDTGKQGAQLRMGIWWALERGYKGILTIDGNNKDSIEDIPRFIDKLEKGYDFVQGSRFIKGGRAINTPMVRNIAVRLIHAPVISLTAHQRFTDTTNAYRAYSRRYLTDERVQPLRDIFVTYELLAYLSVRATQLGMKACEVPVTRAYPKKGKTPTKISFFKGNSELMKILFRNARGAYNP, encoded by the coding sequence GAATATAATTCAAAGACCAAAGATTATGCGGTACTGATCCCTATCATCAACGAAGGCGACAGGATCCATAAGGAACTTTTTAGAGCTAAGAAACATAACATTTCTGATCATGTTGATATTATTATCTGCGATGGCGGATCAACTGATGGATGTACTGATGAGAAGAAGCTCAGAAGCCTTGATGTTAACACTCTTCTTGTAAAGAAAGATACAGGTAAGCAGGGCGCCCAGCTTCGAATGGGTATCTGGTGGGCACTTGAACGAGGCTACAAAGGTATACTTACTATTGATGGCAATAATAAAGATAGTATCGAGGATATTCCAAGGTTTATAGATAAGCTTGAAAAGGGATATGATTTCGTGCAGGGATCAAGATTTATAAAAGGCGGACGTGCTATCAATACTCCTATGGTAAGAAATATAGCTGTAAGACTTATTCATGCACCTGTGATATCATTAACAGCGCATCAAAGGTTTACAGATACAACTAATGCATATAGGGCATATTCAAGACGTTATCTGACTGATGAGAGGGTTCAGCCTCTTAGAGATATATTTGTGACTTATGAGCTTCTTGCATACTTATCAGTAAGAGCTACTCAGTTGGGAATGAAGGCGTGTGAGGTTCCGGTTACAAGGGCTTACCCTAAGAAAGGCAAGACTCCGACCAAGATAAGCTTTTTTAAGGGCAATAGCGAGCTGATGAAGATACTGTTTAGAAATGCCAGGGGGGCATACAATCCGTGA